One genomic window of Pocillopora verrucosa isolate sample1 chromosome 8, ASM3666991v2, whole genome shotgun sequence includes the following:
- the LOC131798591 gene encoding signal recognition particle subunit SRP68-like: protein MAATKAVSEAFHVDKETDEVMGETSDEVDPQQAILCLEILPIIRDAQGQHGLRHGDYQRYRQYCQRRLRRLYKTLNFQHGSRNTFKAKKLTQELLKDVKYLHIPLMDAERAWSHAMELKLLANTELRKKFHYIRRLRKAASHATQLEELCSGDVCDARTKLEAQAYASYMKGSVSFELQNWKEAFELFGHAQTIYEKLAGAFSEEQRTMYLQRVEEITPNIRYCAYNLNEGTTDISDLMQLRWSASSGSTTQDPVLAAKIDEVIAQTREREAAAMTEVSWCGRNVPVKNEKVRSFILHSQQCARELERASTLDSKLTLYDSLLMECKDALQAIKDELKGDTGSGKMRSQKFEAQTGNMQFLHNYVTFIRLSKTVERNLLMAESMKGSLPAVLQNAAEEITVNTVKRLSKPEDLVRIYDIILQNLSDMAELQEIDQDLLFSKEVAAQILECKAHRCLYVAHSYFLGKKWREAMSLYNHVVNLASSAITHFQEFNSLVQVISSLQELLSQAQGFRCSTYASCLLENEEVSDEIAVITLNDKPLSKRLEYYFSDYSLTTKKPQVTSFPPDFNPIPCKPLFFDLALNQVKFPLLAHRVEEKKSGGLAGYFKGWLWGSGP from the exons ATGGCGGCGACTAAAGCAGTGAGTGAAGCATTTCATGTAGACAAAGAAACTGACGAGGTTATGGGCGAAACGTCAGACGAAGTTGATCCACAACAAGCTATCCTGTGTTTAGAAA TTCTTCCAATTATCAGAGATGCTCAAGGACAACATGGGTTACGTCATGGGGATTATCAGAGATATAG GCAATACTGTCAGCGGAGGTTGAGAAGATTATACAAGACTTTGAATTTCCAGCATGGTTCACGAAACACATTCAAGGCAAAGAAATTAACACAGGAACTGCTGAAAGATGTCAA GTATTTACACATTCCTTTAATGGATGCAGAAAGAGCTTGGAGTCATGCAATGGAGTTGAAGCTATTGGCTAACACTGAACTGCGCAAAAAGTTCCATTACATTAGAAGACTTCGTAAGGCTGCAAGCCATGCTACTCAGTTAGAAGAGCTCTGTTCTGGTGATGTCTGTGATGCCAGAACAAAACTTGAGGCCCAG GCCTATGCTTCTTACATGAAAGGCAGTGTCAGTTTTGAGCTGCAGAATTGGAAGGAGGCTTTTGAGTTATTTGGCCATGCCCA GACTATCTATGAAAAACTAGCTGGGGCTTTCTCTGAGGAACAGCGCACCATGTATCTTCAGAGAGTTGAAGAGATCACTCCAAACATCAGATACTGTGCATACAATCTTAATGAGGGAACCACAGACATTAGTGATTTAATGCAGTTGAGGTGGAGTGCTTCTTCTGGAAGCACAACACAAGATCCAGTTTTAGCAGCCAAAATTGAT GAAGTTATTGCTCAAACACGCGAGAGAGAAGCAGCTGCCATGACAGAAGTGAGCTGGTGTGGCCGTAATGTCCCagtaaagaatgaaaaagttcGCTCATTCATACTCCACTCCCAACAATGTGCAAGAGAATTAGAGAGAGCTAGTACTTTAGACAGCAAGCTTACATTGTATGACAGTTTACTCATGGAGTGCAAGGATGCCTTGCAAGCAATCAAAGACGAGTTAAAGGGAGACACA GGTTCTGGCAAGATGCGGTCTCAAAAGTTTGAGGCACAAACAGGAAATATGCAGTTTCTTCACAATTACGTCACTTTTATCCGTTTGAGTAAAACAGTAGAAAGAAACTTGCTTATGGCAGAGTCAATGAAAGGCAGTTTACCAGCAGTTCTACAGAATGCTGCTGAGGAAATAACAGTAAATACTGTCAAACGCCTTTCCAAGCCAGAGGACCTTGTGCGAATATATGACATTATATTGCAG AACCTTTCTGATATGGCTGAGTTACAAGAAATCGATCAAGACTTATTGTTTTCCAAGGAGGTTGCAGCTCAAATATTGGAGTGTAAGGCCCACAG gtGTTTATATGTAGCCCATTCGTACTTTCTTGGCAAGAAGTGGCGTGAGGCAATGTCACTGTATAACCATGTTGTGAACCTTGCAAGCTCTGCCATCACTCATTTCCAAGAATTTAACTCACTTGTGCAG gtgaTAAGCAGTCTTCAAGAACTTTTGTCACAAGCCCAAGGCTTCAGATGTTCTACTTATGCATCTTGCCTTTTAG AGAATGAAGAGGTATCAGATGAAATCGCAGTTATTACTTTGAATGATAAG CCACTCAGTAAGCGATTGGAATACTATTTTTCTGACTATTCGCTGACGACTAAGAAGCCGCAGGTTACTTCATTTCCACCAGATTTTAATCCGATACCTTGCAAGCCCCTGTTCTTTGACCTGGCTCTCAATCAAGTCAAGTTCCCGTTATTAGCTCACAGAGtagaggaaaagaaaagtggCGGACTAGCTGGATATTTCAAGGGTTGGCTGTGGGGCTCTGGACCTTAA
- the LOC136283001 gene encoding uncharacterized protein, which translates to MPSLLHATPWDEASARTKRLHTRRARKVIDACLEEIAPQEKHNLLRIVCESQNTSENIDPILLEALVECYSNADHWGTRRQILSIIAGKVSFKDLQVWIPDLTRYRYNIARHHRLLHGRGTAVTTTPSTRIYVASERLDHFLSLITSAYVVQDLPFGEKLLKLSSNVEIKVPNVIRTMIPEQIVSQYRSHCKESGFSPMSRSTLCRVLKVCSASVRKSLQGLDYFSADGAKAYDDLEEIVQKLGDEHGASLTWEKHQSEKLKQSKRYLETDYKLSPITVDHFPGDKDYISPCDHEHKERCDRCDILPRVVDEIQSALGKIDDGAEKDEMKFQGGKGPCDRKAATIKSHIKIYLNEGHDVETAEQMVQAIKSAGGVPGLPTLNKATPTHCSNVSFTDVTVRRRVSAKSKSTSDQITDTPEETDSDSEEQTMFFCTEEGCI; encoded by the exons ATGCCTTCCTTACTGCACGCAACACCGTGGGATGAAGCTTCGGCACGAACAAAGCGTCTGCATACCAGGAGGGCCAGAAAGGTCATCGATGCATGTCTTGAAGAAATCGCCCCGCAAGAAAAACATAATCTTCTAAGAATAGTCTGCGAATCCCAAAATACTAGTGAAAATATCGACCCGATACTGCTAGAGGCACTAGTTGAATGCTATAGCAATGCAGACCACTGGGGCACACGACGACAAATCTTGTCTATCATAGCTGGCAAAGTCTCTTTCAAAGACCTACAAGTGTGGATACCAGATCTCACCAGATACAGGTACAATATTGCAAGGCATCACCGTTTGCTACATGGGCGAGGGACAGCTGTCACAACGACCCCATCAACAAGAATTTATGTTGCTTCAGAAAGACTAGATCACTTCTTATCCCTCATTACTAGCGCTTATGTGGTCCAAGATCTCCCTTTTGGGGAGAAGTTGTTAAAGCTGTCATCGAATGTGGAAATTAAGGTCCCAAATGTCATTAGAACAATGATTCCAGAGCAAATCGTCAGCCAATATCGAAGTCATTGTAAAGAGTCTGGCTTCAGTCCGATGAGTAGAAGTACATTATGCAGAGTATTAAAAGTATGTTCAGCTTCTGTGCGCAAATCACTGCAAGGTCTGGACTATTTTTCAGCAGATGGAGCAAAAGCATATGATGATCTTGAAGAAATAGTACAAAAGTTGGGTGATGAGCACGGCGCCAGTCTAACGTGGGAAAAGCATCAAAGTGAAAagctcaaacaatcaaaacgGTATCTAGAGACGGATTACAAG CTGTCGCCGATCACTGTAGACCATTTTCCTGGTGACAAAGATTACATCTCACCTTGTGACCACGAACATAAGGAAAGGTGTGACCGCTGCGATATACTTCCTCGTGTTGTCGATGAAATTCAGTCCGCTTTAGGAAAGATCGATGATGGTGCTGAAAAAGACGAGATGAAGTTCCAAG GTGGAAAAGGCCCATGCGATCGCAAAGCAGCGACGATCAAAAGTCACATTAAGATATATTTGAATGAAGGCCATGATGTAGAGACTGCAGAGCAGATGGTGCAAGCTATCAAGTCAGCTGGTGGAGTACCGGGA CTGCCTACGCTTAACAAAGCCACACCCACACACTGCTCTAATGTATCATTCACTGACGTTACCGTAAGACGACGAGTTTCAGCTAAAAGCAAGTCAACTAGTGATCAGATAACTGACACACCAGAGGAAACAGATTCCGACTCAGAGGAACAGACCATGTTCTTTTGTACAGAAGAGGGCTGTATTTAG